The proteins below are encoded in one region of Pleuronectes platessa chromosome 12, fPlePla1.1, whole genome shotgun sequence:
- the ccnj gene encoding cyclin-J, protein MELEDQWWRGQLATDIYQALRYKELKLPSYKGQSPQLNLRRYYADLIAVVSNHFRLCPAARHLAVYLLDLFMDRYDVTEQQLAVVSLSCLLLASKFEEREDQVPKLETLNSLGCISSMNLILTKQGLLHMELLLLETFQWNLYLPTAAHFIEYCLSIAIHEGDLHDGWPLTCLEKSKLYMAKYADYFLEVSLQDHVFLCFAPSLLAAACVASSRLVLHLSPTWPPQLQRLTGYTWENLVPCAEKLLIAHDSDVREANKQKCQQQQQMVYHSSGQTATVAQCLHRPSLQYPQQASHRSASYLSHSTTSLPAPNGPQHGSTQTISASLDPKSNLTNRAYQVSMHYTCAAPCFDR, encoded by the exons ATGGAGCTAGAGGACCAATGGTGGAGAGGACAGCTGGCCACAGACATATACCAGGCACTACGGTACAAA GAGCTTAAGTTGCCGTCCTACAAGGGCCAGTCTCCTCAGCTGAATTTGAGACGATACTATGCGGACCTCATAGCTGTTGTTAGCAACCACTTCAGACTCTgtcctgcagccagacaccTGGCTGTGTACTTGCTAGACCTCTTCATGGACCGCTATGATGTCACGGAGCAGCAGCTTGCCGTGGTCTCGCTCTCATGTCTTCTGTTGGCCA GTAAGTTTGAGGAAAGAGAAGACCAGGTGCCAAAGCTGGAGACGCTGAACAGCCTGGGCTGCATCAGCTCCATGAACCTGATCCTGACCAAGCAGGGTTTGCTGCATATGGAGCTGCTCCTGCTAGAAACCTTCCAGTGGAACCTGTACCTGCCCACGGCCGCTCATTTCATAGAATACTGCCTGTCCATTGCCATCCATGAGGGAGACCTCCATGATGGCTGGCCCTTGACCTGCCTGGAGAAGTCTAAATTATACATGGCCAAGTATGCTGATTATTTCCTGGAGGTTTCTTTGCAAG atcatgtgtttttgtgttttgcccCCTCTCTACTGGCGGCTGCGTGTGTGGCCTCCTCCCGCctcgtcctccacctgtccCCTACATGGCCGCCACAACTGCAGCGCCTCACAGGCTACACATGGGAGAACCTGGTCCCATGTGCTGAGAAACTACTCAT TGCACATGACAGTGATGTCAGAGAGGCCAACAAGCAGaagtgtcagcagcagcagcagatggtgTACCACAGTTCCGGCCAGACAGCCACTGTGGCCCAGTGCCTGCACCGGCCCAGTTTGCAGTATCCCCAGCAGGCCAGCCACAGGTCTGCCTCCTACCTCAGCCACTCCACCACCAGTCTGCCGGCTCCCAATGGCCCCCAGCACGGCAGCACCCAGACCATCTCTGCCTCACTGGATCCAAAGTCCAACCTCACCAACAGGGCTTACCAAGTCAGCATGCACTACACCTGTGCCGCTCCGTGTTTTGACAGATGA